Part of the Neovison vison isolate M4711 chromosome 14, ASM_NN_V1, whole genome shotgun sequence genome is shown below.
CCTCAGGCCTCCAGTGCTAGCCTTCACCCTAACTGAGGGGCCGGCCAGGAGCTTCTGCAGAGGTTGGAGGTGGGGGCATATGTTCTGTTGCCCACCCCAGAGCACCCAGAGCTGCAGGCCCCTTCCTTTGCTCTCCTGGGCTTGCACTTCTGGGGTCACAAGCTGCATTCTGGCTTTTCACTCTCAGGCAATGCACGcaaactctctgtgcctcagtttacttatctgtaaagtggaacCGATACCAATGAGCATTGTTCGCCACAGGGTTCTTGGGAGGATGAAGCGAGTGTATGGAATGAGTGTTAAGCAACTTAGATGATTGTTCTCAACGGGTGCCGGTTTCTTGCAAGCCATCCTGGGCGTCGACCCAGCCCGGAGCTGTGGCCGTCCCTGTCCCACCCTGGGCACTTGCCTGGATCAGGGTGAGGGGGTCAGCTGACTTACAGGAGAAACATGGCTCAGAAGGGCCTGAGGGACATCAGGAGAGGCAAACCAAGTGGGTAGGTTCCAGCCCAGGCCACGAGGGGTCAGGGGGAACCAGCCGGCCACCCTCATGCTTCAGACATTCCCTGGGGTCAGGTTCCCAGAGGcgccctcctctccctgcctcctagCACGTGGAGACAGCTGCCCCTTCATAGGCTCGGGCCTGTTGGGAATCCACCTGACCTCACACTCGGGCTGCCAGCTTTCTGGAGTCTCTTGGGACAGCATGGGTCTTGGGACCCATGCAGAGGGGTCCCGGGACTGGCTTTGGGTTCAAGAGCGGGCTCAGCGGTGGGAGCTGCCAGCCACGATCCCCATGAGGACTGGGGCTCCTCTAACTCATCCCTAGGTCTCTGGGCTTGAAACACTCAGCTGTCATTCATCGAGCATGATCGCAGGGTTGGGGTCACCGTGGTCACAGAGGTGTACTGCAAGGCGACGGCAGGTGTGGGGTGGTGGGGCGTCTGGAGCCAGGGTGGTCTGGGAAggaagccccacccccaccccccagaggcaTCCACGGAGAAAGTCCCGAATGATAGGAAGGAGCCAGTCGTGGGACAGTCAGGGAataacattccaggcagaaggaacagaaaattcAGAGGGTTTGAggtgggagggcaggaagggtgtGAAGAAGCCGGGGGAGGCAGGGAGTGCTGCTCCTCTGCTGAGGCCAGGGCGGGTTCTGAGCAGTGGATGATGtgagctgatttttttaaaccatcatcTTGGGAAATACTTGCTGAGCAAATTCAGGGACAAACAGCGCacttgggggcgggggagggtggcGCCAACGAGCACAAGCCAGGCGTGCCCATGGCTCTGTGCACTTGGGGATGAGTGTCCTTCTGGCCTAGGGGGAGGGCAGCAGACAGGGTTTTGAGGTCATCATTCCCCTCAAAATGTCCCTTTGAGCTGGGGcagcctctgcctcagtttccccatcagtcCTAGGACCATGTGGCTTCCCCCTGGACTGGTAGGTGCCTCCTAGGTTCTGTGGCAGGTTTGGCCCCTAGGGATCCCCCCCACCTCAGGTCTTGCCGCTGTTGTTTGATTTCCTACTTCctgcccccaaacacacacatacttccCCTTCTGAATTGATACTGCGTTGCCTTCCTGTCCGGGGGCTTGGTAGACGGGTAAGCACCCCAGCAGGCACTGGACAcaagagggccagagggagggacAAGGCAGGTGTCATCCGTAGCAGGAAGAGAGGTTCACTGGGCACAACTGGCAGGTTGTTGGGGGTGTGGGGAAGTACCTGTCCTTTCTGGAGGCCtgaggggacaggcagagggggtggtGAGACGGAAGAGGCCAGGATAGCCTGTGCACTTGGCAGCCTAGCAGAGTGCAGGGCCCCTCCAGGAGTGCACAGCCCGATGGGGGAGGTCGGGGCCAACCAGATGGCTGCCAGGGAAGCCAGGGTTATACAATGAAGCAAGTTTCTTGGTTGGTGGTGGGGAGCAGGTGTGGGCACAGGACAAGGACGCCCTCCTGGGCCCAGGTTTGTCACCCTCCGCACTGTTGatatttggggctggatccctgtTAGTGGGGGCTGACCCTGCACCATAGGATGTTTAGTACATCCTTGGTCTCTGTCCACTCCATACCACtagaaccccccctcccccaactgccagctgtgacaagaaaaataatgtttccagacattgccagatgtcccctggGAGGAGGGCATAGTGGCTCCAGCCGAACAAGTGTTGGGGGAGCAGAGCATTGGGGCAGAGAGACCTGTCCAGCTAAAGGCCTGGAGGTCATTGTGGCCGGGGAGAAGCAGGGGATGGGGATGCGGCCTCTTGGGCCCTGTAGGACTTGAGGCTTTTCCTCTGGGTGACGGGGCCCTGGCTCCAGTGGACCCACATGGGTGGGCCAGGGAGCCTCTGGAGAGGGACAACAGCAGCCTGACCCTGCACGTGGTAAGAAGGGGGCAGACTTTAGGGATATCCCGCCCCCTCCTGCCCAGGACGTCTCTGCAGATGTGGGCACAGGTGGCAGGGCTGTactcagggctggggtggggaggttggcTGGTCCCTGGTCCAGGGACATCGACTTAGCTGTCTTTTGACCTTCAGGCAAGTCTGGCCTTGGGTGGGCGGGGCGTCTCCTTGGTTTGGGTTAAGAATCACTTCTAATTAAGGTTGTTATTGCTCAAGGATGCCAGTTCCATCCTGTATGGGCGGAAAGCCTTCCCTTCCACCGCTCTCTCCCTGTGTTGATGTCCGTCTTCCCAGAGAAGTGCATTCAACAGCCAGCTCTTACGGAGTGCTGAGGGAGGCACAGGGTTTTCCCCACCCTCGAACACTTGGGTGCGTGTTACTGTTATTTGTTTCCTGGGTGGTGAGGAGGACAAGTTAGAAAGCGCAGGGTCTTGGGACCCAGGGGAGCCTGGTTGCCTCAGTCACCTAGAGTCTGGGTTTTTTCAGTCTGCCGTGCTGCCCACTGCCGGCTCTCCGTGGCCACCCACCAGCCGCATCCACAGAGGAGGAATCTGAGACCCAGCGAGGTGCAGAGGCTTGTCTAAGATGGGCGGTCGTGAGGTGGTGGTGGTCTAGCGCACACTTCTGGTGCTCCAGCTCCTGCATTGGCCAGCAGGCCCTTTCCTGCCTCTGAGCCTTCACAGATGCCATTCCCCTGCCAGGAATGCACCTCCCAGGGGCCGGCTCTTCCTACTGGCTCAGCCTCGGCCTCACCTCCCCAGGTATCGCCTGCCCTGCCCAACGTAGCGTCCTGGTGCCCAGTCCCCTGTGTTCCTGACACGGCACCGATGTGTTTGTAGTGACAGGAGTTGATGTATCGATCTGTTCGCAGTCTGGGTCCTGCCCCTGACGCTGAGCTCGGTGCGGGAAGGGGTCGGTCTGCCCCACTcttgcctgccctcccccacGCTGCCCTGAACGCATCCGCGTTCCAGGACTGGGCTGCTGAGGGCTCTTCCCTGGCTGGTCACAGTTCCCTTGAGGACAGAGGCTGTCATCGGCTGCACCCTCTCCCAGGTGTTCCAGAAGACTTGGCTGAGTTACCTATGTCGCCTGTCGGAGCGAGGGGCTGAGGTCGCGTCCCTGTTTTCGAGTCTCGCGTGTCTGGCCATCACGGAGCACTGGCTTCTCTTGGTCCCTGGGCAGTTTCTGAACACCTCGGCAGGCTGGGCTTTCAGGACAATCCCCTCGAACAGAccctcttccagcttccagcGGGACTGCGGTGGGCTTGGGGGTCATGGGCCCCCTTTCTTGCATCTCTGGCTCCCTGTCTGGGCGACTCGTCTTTGGTGGCGGGTACACCGACGGTGTCAGGGGTAGAGGTGGAAAGTGGGCTGTTGGGAGCCAAGAGAACGCGCGTGACGTCCTGAGCTAGGAACGGTGAAAGCCGACCAGCGTGTTTTTCGCTAGGACAAGGGCAGGATGGTCAGACTTAATTAAGACCTGATTAACAAGGTCCCCCAGTCCCGGACCCCCGAGCTTGGGAGCTGTCAGGGCCCCGTGGATCCCCCAGTGGAACCTCACCCTCCTTTGTTTTTCAGGGCTCTCGTGTCCAGCCTGGGTTCCAGCCTCGCTGAGCAGACGGCCGCACGCGCTTCCTCCCGCGGAAGCCTCCCCAGGCGCTGACCATGTCTATTATGGACCACAGCCCCAGCACGGGCGTGGTCACGGTCATCGTCATCCTCATTGCCATCGCTGCGCTGGGGGCCTTGATCCTGGGCTGCTGGTGCTACCTGCGGCTGCAGCGCATCAGCCAGTCGGAGGACGAGGAGAGCATCGTGGGCGATGGCGAGACCAAGGAGCCCTTCCTGCTGGTGCAGTACTCCGCCAAGGGACCGTGCGTGGAGAGAAAGGCCAAGCTGACCCCGAGCGGCCCAGAAGTCCACGGCTGAGCTGGGATGCGGAGGCCCTGAGGCCTGTCTGCCTCCAGCGGAGAGGCGTGGGCGGGGCGACACCACAGATGAGCTGCTGCGGACGGCGTGACGCCTGCTGGCATGGCCTCGCTGGGCTTTATCACCGCATGCACGGACTCCCGAGGTCTTGGCTATCGTCAGTAGCCAGGAGGCGGCGGCCCTGGGTGCCCCCCTGGCCTCCCGGTGGGACTGCCCATTGCAGGCAGTGGGCAGGCCTGACCTTGCCGGGGCTCATGACCCCGTAGCGCTTTTGTTACTTGAATGTTTAGCTGAGCCTGTTTTTGATGGAGCTACTACTGTACCGCCGAACTCCCAAACAGAGCTGTAAATAGGCCCTGGAAGCATGTGCTTAAGccttttttgctgattttttaaaagaccgtGTAGAGCACATGGGACTGACTGTAGTCATGATAAGCTGACTCAAGGCtgtggggtcgggggtggggggcttagACATGGAAGGCCCACACTGCACTTGGCAGGGGCCTCTAATATAGacgtgggggggggcgggagtgggggggcagaggACGTGACATGTCCATGTTAAGTCTCGTGGCCGACCAGCTGGGGTGCTTGGAAGATTTCTGCTTGGTTAGCAATGGATGCAAGAACCACGCCCCCCTCTCTTTTGGTCCTAAATAACCAGTTCCTGTTGAGAGTGAGTTATTGCAAGGAAGCCACCGCCACTGCTTGAAAGCCGGTGAAGGACGGGCCAGGGCCCGCGTCCCGAGGGCTGCCAGGTGGCCTGGTAGCAGAGCAGTTTCTAGAGCACGCAGAGCACTCCCCACCACTGCTGTCCGCCCTCCGCCCCCAGCCAGCATCACTTGGCATAGGCTTTGCTAGAAACACCAGCGCCTGTGGCTGCTACCTTTATCGGAAACCCAGCTGGCCCAGGAAAGAGGAAATCGTGTTTTTCGTTTGTTGTTGTATTTAATACTTTCTGCactggaggggcgggggagggggcttggagggtcccccctcctccttctcacacattagtttcctttttctctgagcAGCACCCACCTGCTGGGTATTCGACTTCACTTTCCCCAGCGGGTCGCCTAGGAGTCTTCTGACCCTGCTCGAAGAGCTCCGAGGGAAGGAGCACCCAGGAGAGGCGCCTGGACGGCGTCCTGACAGCCCGCCCTTAGCGGATCCCCGGGGAGGGCGCACGGCAGGGGCAGTGAGTTTCAGGTTAAGAACAGGGTCTTCATGGTGGCTCCCAGCCAGGCCAGCACCCCCACCCTTGTGTCTTCAAGGCGTATCTTGTGGACATGTCAGTGAGCTGGCCGAGTTCGTTAATCCCACCACCAGAGGCACACTCCCACTGATGAAAGCGCGGCCTGTGTCGGCACCCTGGGTCATAAACCAGAGGCCAGCGTGGGCTTATCACGGAGCACTGGTCAGGCCGACGGCGGCTCCTCTGGGCTCCCCCAAGTCTCTAACGAGCATGTTGAACTAATCATCTTCTTTCTGGAACCCCAAGGAGGGAGCTGAGGGAACACTTCATCTTAGCAGCATACCCTCAAATTGGAGGTCAAACATGAAGAATTAGCttgggagttgggagaagggtaGCTGGTAGCAGTCTGGGCTGCCCCAGGGGACTACTGAGGAGCCCCAGTAAGGCAGCTGGGCTTTGGCACAGGGGAGATGTCCCTGGCCCCTAAAACGGGGGTGGCTGAACCTAAGAATCCAGCCAGAGACCCTCAGAGGGCCCGTGGGCCAGAGGGGGCCAGCACTTTCAAAGGTGCCCCAGGGACGATCAGGGAGAAGGCTGGTTTTCTGATAAAGGACCCTTGAGACCCAACATAGAAGGTGCAGGGATGTCTGATTCATTCCACTCGCATCTCAGAACTTCCAGGCTTTCTACCTCGACTTTCGGCGGCCAGCAGCACGCACCCAGGCTGCCTTCACCTGGGGAACCCAGAACCGCCCCCcgcagcccctgccccaggctgaCCCTGAACGTGATCTCTTAACTGTCAGACTTGCCCTGAGGTTTTAACCAGCACCGGTGAAGTTCTGTTTTTGACGAGACGAACCTTCACTTTCTCCCAGGTCTTGCTCCTGGAGGTTCCCTCATCCTGCCTACACCCTGGTTGCCAGGGGCAACATCTTTGCCAGGTCAGGGTCCCAGCGCACAGCGCCCGTGGGGGGGCACCCACTGGTGGGAGTCTTCGAGGCAAGTGGGAGTGCCTGGAGAGGCAGCGAACAGCCACACAAGAGCGCCCACTGTTCCTGTTGATCGATGGCTGCTTTTTTTAGCGCTGACGCCAGAGCCACACGCTCACATGGCTTAGTGAAGTTATGACCTCTCACTGAATTCTTTCTGAATGGCCCAGCTGTTGTGTTCTGGTCTTCTGACGGGTCAGTCAGGAAATCAGCCTTTCATCCCACATGTCATCACAGAAGCAACAGTCGGGGAATGGGGAGGGAACTCTTTGACACTGAGCCACGAAAATCCGGACTAACTTTTCAGACAGATGTTCAAATGGGCTGTGCTACTGTTTCGGTCTCAAAGCTACCAAGTTTGTGCAATAAGTGGAAGGGATGTCATCCCTGTTCAATAAACGCTGAATGACATTCAAGCTGATTTTCTAGACCACTGAGAAAATCTTTATTTACaataaatttcaataaaatttgcATAAATATATTCCCAATGTACAGTTTTCACCTCtgatttcttcatgtattttaaaagttagtCTGTCCTGTTCTCATTGCTCCTTTCGGACGCCAGCGTGGAACTGCTGTTGGAAGGCGGGAGGCTGCTGCCTGGTAGCCGGGGGGGCCCCGGAGGCTCGGGGTGGTCAGAGGTGGCCTCTCGGGGGGCCGAGAGGGCTGTGGCTCCGTCCTTGCCCTCCAGCTTCCGCTCCATGGTTGCCACCAGGATCTTGAGCCAGGTGTTCTCAGTGAGGAGGTTCTCCGAGGCGTCGGCCAGCTCCTGGAGCTTCCGGGCCACCTCCTGGAGCTCGAGGGTTTTCTGCTCGTACAGGGCCTGCAGCTGCTCGCTGTGCCGCTGGAGCAGGCTGTGCTGCTTCTCCAGGGTCTGCTTCTGCCGAAGCAGCCGGTGCTCGTCCCTGCGCGCGCTGGACAGCTGGGCCTCCACCTGCACCTGCGCCCGCTGGAGGGTGCTGATTTCCGCCCTCAGCTTCCGGATCTCTCTCTCCAAGTGGGAGATGTGCCCCTGCTGGAAGACTGCCTCGCTCTGAAGACACTCTTTGGTAGGAGGGTTAGCTAAGTTCTGGGGGGCGGAAGCGGGGTCTGAGTGATGCAGAATGAACCTCAGCAGATTAGGAAGGGTGATGGGAAGGTCTTCGGGGTATTTCACACTGCGGTCCTTTCTGGAGACAAAGGGAAAGGGGTCAAAGGTGAGAGTCCCGCCAACATTCTGAGTCCAAAGCACATTGCTACCGAAGGCCGGGCTTCCCACCAAGAGATATGCCGAGGATTTTACTTAATGAAAGTCAGCAAGGAAAATGTTTTCTGGGCAAAAACTTCTCTACAAAGTTGAGGATGTCGCATATGCTCGTTCTGTAATTAAGGTGGCTTATCTCAAGTATGCGTCTTCCTAAGGACAAAGAGCCCAGTTTCTGATAACCACCTTGGGAGAAAGACTAGAAGCTCCCATGCCCAAGCCTTGAGCCAGGGATGGAAGGCACCGGCAGCACGTGCTCTGAGAGGCCCAATGTCGTGTAAGGAAGGATGTCCTGGGGTGGGACATCGCCTGTGTCACTCTGTGGCTGTCAACAGCGTGTGATGCAATCGGAAAGACTGCACACTCAGCCAGATTTCTTCAGCCAACATTTATCACACATTATCGAAGGCAGGAGTTCTTAACTGGGGTAACTATAAGCCCCTAGGGGCATCTGGCAACATCTGGAGTCATTTTTATTACCACAGTGGAGGAGGTATCACTAAAGCCTGACCCCTGACAAAAAGACCAACCAAGGGACTCCGAGAAATTAAGGCTGCCCCATCCTGAGAACACAGAATAAGGAAGGAAAGCGACGTATGAACGGGGCTCCCCCAAAGGTCTGTCACAAGTCCTGATATAGGAAATTCCTCTCTAGAAGTTGTCATTTACCTGTCTGATGACCAACATTTCTACCACATacgggccccagagccacccgtTGGGCAGACTCCCGAGGCTGCTGCTCACGGTCCTGAGTGTCCACACAGGTGGCCCCTCTGTGCCCTCGCACTGCCTCATCTGTAGAAGGGGTGGTAGAGCAGTGTCGCTCCCATGGGACGGCTGTATGGGTGACGCCGATTTATCTGAACGCGGAGTGTTAGCCGAGAAACAATCACCTGATGCCTTAAAAAACCAacccagaggggcgcctgggtggctcggttgttaagcatctaacttcagctcaggtcatgatcccagggtcctgggatcgagccccacatcgggttccctgctcagcaggaagcctgcttctccctctgccactctcccagcttgtgttccctccctcactgtgtctctttctagcaaataaataaaatcttaaaaaagaaaaaaaaaaaaaaaaaaccccaaccaagAAACCACTCATTAAAAGCTTACACACCGTCTCCACACACAAAGCCAGTGGTCAAATATCTAAGAAGAGACAAAAGGTGTTCTACTGATGGACATCTCtttctcaaggaaataaaaatcacagggaaattaaaatcacacATGTACCATTTTATACACTTATGGAGACTTTCGCATACGTGGAATGGCCAAACATCTGGAGTAAGTATATAGCCACGCCCTCCTTTAAAGCAGGTTTTTTCATCTGGA
Proteins encoded:
- the SNN gene encoding stannin, with product MSIMDHSPSTGVVTVIVILIAIAALGALILGCWCYLRLQRISQSEDEESIVGDGETKEPFLLVQYSAKGPCVERKAKLTPSGPEVHG